The window TCGTGAGGTTGATGCCATTGTCCACGTGGTGCGTGCCTTTGATGATGAAAATGTCATGCGTGAACAAGGCCGTGAAGACGCCTTTGTGGACCCTATCGCAGATATTGATACTATTAACCTAGAATTGATTTTGGCGGACCTAGAGAGCATCAACAAGCGTTATGCGCGTGTAGAAAAAATGGCACGTACGCAAAAAGACAAGGATTCTGTCGCAGAATTTGCAGTTCTTGAAAAAATCAAACCTGTCCTAGAAGACGGGAAATCTGCTCGTACAGTTGACTTCACCGATGAAGAACAAAAAATCGTCAAGCAACTTTTCCTTTTAACGACCAAGCCAGTCCTCTATGTTGCCAACGTCGATGAAGACAAGGTAGCAGATCCTGAGTCTATCAGCTATGTTCAGCAAATCCGCGACTTTGCGGCAACAGAAAATGCAGAAGTAGTAGTGATTTCTGCGCGTGCAGAAGAGGAAATCTCAGAGTTGGACGATGAAGACAAGGTTGAATTTTTAGAAGCCCTTGGTCTGACAGAATCTGGCGTGGATAAATTGACCCGTGCAGCCTACCACTTGCTTGGACTTGGTACCTACTTTACAGCAGGGGAAAAAGAAGTGCGTGCTTGGACTTTCAAACGTGGCATCAAGGCTCCACAAGCCGCTGGTATCATCCACTCAGACTTTGAAAAAGGCTTTATTCGTGCGGTGACCATGTCTTATGATGATTTAATGACCTACGGCTCTGAGAAGGCTGTTAAGGAAGCAGGACGCCTCCGTGAAGAAGGAAAAGAGTACGTGGTTCAAGATGGGGACATCATGGAGTTCCGCTTTAACGTATAATAGAAAATCAGGTTGGAAAGTATTTTCCAGCCTTTTGGTATTAAGGAGAAAAAATGACAAGATTGATCATCGGCCTAGGAAATCCTGGGGACCGTTATTTTGAAACAAAACATAACGTTGGTTTTATGTTGCTGGATAAGATTGCCAAACGTGAAAATGTGACCTTTAGTCACGATAAGATTTTCCAAGCAGACATTGCCACAACCTTTATTGATGGTGAAAAAATTTACCTGGTCAAACCAACGACTTTCATGAATGAATCAGGTAAGGCTGTTCATGCCTTGATGGCCTATTATGGATTGGATGAGACTGATATTCTGGTGGCTTATGATGATTTGGACATGGCAGTAGGGAAAATCCGTTTCCGACAAAAAGGTTCGGCAGGTGGCCACAACGGGATTAAGTCCATTGTTAAGCATATTGGCACACAGGAATTTGACCGTATCAAGATTGGTATTGGACGACCAAAAGGAAAAATGAGTGTTGTCAACCATGTCCTATCAGGATTTGACACAGAAGACCGTATTGAAATCGACTTAGCACTAGATAAACTTGACAAGGCTGTCAACTTCTATTTGGAAGAAGATGATTTTGATACCATTATGAGAAAGTTTAATGGCTAATGAATATACTAGATATACTTCACAAGAACAAACAGATCAATCAATGGCAGTCTGGTTTGAACAAATCAACACGCCAGTTACTATTAGGATTGTCTGGAACCAGTAAGTCATTAGTCATGGCGACTGCCTACGATAGTTTAGCTGAGAAAATAATGATTGTAACGGCTAGTCAGAATGAAGCGGAGAGGTTGGTTACAGATTTATCAGCCATTATAGGCAGTGAGAATGTTTACAACTTCTTTACAGATGATAGTCCGATTGCAGAGTTTGTTTTCGCTTCTAAGGAACGAACGCAGTCAAGAATTGATAGCTTGAATTTTCTGACTGATCCAACTCAGTCAGGAGTTCTAGTTGTCAGCATGGCTGCTTGTAGGATTCTGTTACCGAATCCAGAAATATTTAGAGAGTCAAAAATTCAAATCGAAGTTGGTCAAGAAATAGAAGTTGACAATCTTGTAAAGAAACTTGTCAACACAGGCTACAAAAAGGTGTCCAGAGTTTTAACTCAGGGAGAATTTAGCCAACGAGGGGACATCCTAGATGTTTTTGATATGCAAGCCGATGCCCCTTATCGTTTAGAATTTTTTGGAGATGAGATTGATGGCATTCGTATCTTTGATGTTGACAGTCAGAAGTCTTTAGAAAATTTGGATAGCATCAGCATTGCTCCAGCATCGGATATTCTTTTGACAGCTACTGACTATGAACGGGCCTGCAGTAGCATTGAAACAGCTATTGAACAATCGCATATAGAAGAGCAGCAGTCTTATTTACGGGAAGTTTTGGCGGATCTGCAAACAGAATATCGTCATCCCGATTTACGAAAATTTCTCTCATTTTTATATGAACAATCTTGGACATTGTTGGATTATTTGCCAAAGGGCTCTCCCTTATTTTTAGATGATTTTCATAAAATCGCTGACAAGCAGGCTCAATTCGAAAAAGAAACAGCAGAGTTGTTGACAGATGATTTACAAAAGGGTAAATCAGTGTCAAGTTTAAACTATTTTGCATCTACCTATTCGGAATTAAGAAAATATAAACCTGCTACCTTCTTTTCAAGTTTTCAAAAGGGGTTAGGAAATGTAAAATTTGATGCCCTCTATCAATTTACTCAACATCCTATGCAGGAATTCTTCCATCAAATTCCCCTCTTGAAAGAAGAACTAACTCGGTATACAAAGTCGAAGAATACAGTCATTATTCAAGCAAGTTCTGAAGTAAGTTTACAGACTTTACAAAAATCTTTACAGGAGTATGGTATCCAGCTACCTACCTATCCATCGGATAAATTAGTAGAAGGTCAACAACAAGTGACCATTGGTCAGTTAGCTTCTGGATTTCATTTGATGGATGAGAAGTTCGTTCTCATTACTGAAAAAGAGATTTTTAATAAAAAGATTAAGCGTAAGGTCCGTAGAACTAATATTTCTAATGCTGAGCGCATTAAGGACTATAGTGAGCTAGCTGTTGGTGACTATGTCGTTCACCATGTTCACGGGATCGGTCAGTATTTAGGGATAGAAACCATTGAAATATCAGGCATCCACCGTGACTATGTGACAGTTCAATATCAAAATGCTGATCGTATTTCCATTCCTGTAGAGCAGATTGATCTCCTTTCCAAATACTTAGCCTCCGATGGAAAAGCTCCCAAGGTCAATAAACTGAACGATGGTCGTTTCCAACGAACCAAGCAAAAAGTTCAGAAGCAGGTAGAGGATATTGCGGATGATTTGATTAAGCTTTACGCTGAACGTAGCCAATTGAAAGGCTTTGCCTTTTCACCTGATGATGAAAATCAAGTTGAATTTGACAACTACTTTACACACGTGGAAACAGATGATCAACTCCGTTCCATTGATGAAATCAAAAAAGATATGGAAAAAGACTCTCCAATGGATCGCCTGTTAGTAGGAGATGTTGGATTTGGTAAGACAGAAGTAGCCATGCGGGCTGCCTTTAAAGCTGTTAATGATGGCAAGCAAGTAGCTATTCTTGTTCCAACGACTGTTTTAGCCCAGCAACATTATGCTAATTTCCAAGAACGATTTGCTGAATTTCCTGTCAATGTGGATGTTATGAGTCGTTTTAAAACAAAGGCAGAGCAGGAAAAAACACTAGAGAAGCTGAAAAAAGGTCAAGTTGACATCTTGATTGGTACCCATCGCCTTCTATCAAAAGATGTTATTTTTGCCGATTTAGGTTTACTGGTCATTGACGAAGAGCAACGGTTTGGTGTCAAGCATAAGGAACGCTTGAAGGAATTAAAAAAGAAGATTGATGTTTTGACATTGACTGCAACCCCAATTCCTCGTACCTTACAAATGTCTATGTTGGGAATTCGCGACTTATCAGTAATTGAGACGCCACCGACCAATCGCTATCCTGTCCAAACCTATGTTATGGAAACGAATGCGTCTGTCATTAGGGATGCAATTTTACGTGAAATTGATCGTGGAGGACAGGTTTACTATCTTTACAACAAAGTTGACACCATTGAGCAAAAAGTTTCGGAATTAAAAGAATTAGTTCCAGAAGCAACCATCGGATACGTCCATGGTCAAATGTCAGAAATTCAGCTAGAAAATACCCTTTATGCCTTTGTTGAGGGCGAATATGATATCTTAGTGACCACAACAATCATTGAAACGGGTGTTGATATTCCAAATGCGAATACCTTATTTATTGAAAATGCCGATCACATGGGACTGTCAACTCTCTATCAACTTCGAGGTCGTGTCGGTCGTTCCAATCGGATTGCCTACGCCTATCTTATGTATCGTCCTGATAAATCCTTGACAGAAGTGGCTGAAAAACGTTTGGAAGCTATTAAGGGCTTTACAGAACTAGGTTCTGGTTTCAAGATTGCCATGCAAGATTTGTCCATTCGCGGTGCGGGAAATATCCTGGGAGCTGCCCAATCTGGCTTTATTGATTCAGTTGGTTACGAACTCTATTCTCAACTCTTAGAACAAGCTATCTTAGAAAAACAAGGTAAGGCAGCTCAACGTCAGAAAAGCAATTCAGAGGTCAATCTACAGATCGATGCCTACCTACCAAGTGACTATATTGCTGACCAACGTCAAAAAATTGAAATTTACAAGCGTATAAAGAATGTTGACAGTCGTGTAAACTATCAAGAATTACAGGAAGAATTGATTGACCGTTTTGGAGAGTATCCTGATGTAGTAGCCTACTTGCTTGAAATCGGTCTATTGAAGTCATTTTTAGATCAAGTTTTCTGTCATACAGTTCTTAGA is drawn from Streptococcus sp. 29892 and contains these coding sequences:
- the ychF gene encoding redox-regulated ATPase YchF → MALTAGIVGLPNVGKSTLFNAITKAGAEAANYPFATIDPNVGMVEVPDERLQKLTELITPKKTVPTTFEFTDIAGIVKGASKGEGLGNKFLANIREVDAIVHVVRAFDDENVMREQGREDAFVDPIADIDTINLELILADLESINKRYARVEKMARTQKDKDSVAEFAVLEKIKPVLEDGKSARTVDFTDEEQKIVKQLFLLTTKPVLYVANVDEDKVADPESISYVQQIRDFAATENAEVVVISARAEEEISELDDEDKVEFLEALGLTESGVDKLTRAAYHLLGLGTYFTAGEKEVRAWTFKRGIKAPQAAGIIHSDFEKGFIRAVTMSYDDLMTYGSEKAVKEAGRLREEGKEYVVQDGDIMEFRFNV
- the pth gene encoding aminoacyl-tRNA hydrolase, producing MTRLIIGLGNPGDRYFETKHNVGFMLLDKIAKRENVTFSHDKIFQADIATTFIDGEKIYLVKPTTFMNESGKAVHALMAYYGLDETDILVAYDDLDMAVGKIRFRQKGSAGGHNGIKSIVKHIGTQEFDRIKIGIGRPKGKMSVVNHVLSGFDTEDRIEIDLALDKLDKAVNFYLEEDDFDTIMRKFNG
- the mfd gene encoding transcription-repair coupling factor is translated as MNILDILHKNKQINQWQSGLNKSTRQLLLGLSGTSKSLVMATAYDSLAEKIMIVTASQNEAERLVTDLSAIIGSENVYNFFTDDSPIAEFVFASKERTQSRIDSLNFLTDPTQSGVLVVSMAACRILLPNPEIFRESKIQIEVGQEIEVDNLVKKLVNTGYKKVSRVLTQGEFSQRGDILDVFDMQADAPYRLEFFGDEIDGIRIFDVDSQKSLENLDSISIAPASDILLTATDYERACSSIETAIEQSHIEEQQSYLREVLADLQTEYRHPDLRKFLSFLYEQSWTLLDYLPKGSPLFLDDFHKIADKQAQFEKETAELLTDDLQKGKSVSSLNYFASTYSELRKYKPATFFSSFQKGLGNVKFDALYQFTQHPMQEFFHQIPLLKEELTRYTKSKNTVIIQASSEVSLQTLQKSLQEYGIQLPTYPSDKLVEGQQQVTIGQLASGFHLMDEKFVLITEKEIFNKKIKRKVRRTNISNAERIKDYSELAVGDYVVHHVHGIGQYLGIETIEISGIHRDYVTVQYQNADRISIPVEQIDLLSKYLASDGKAPKVNKLNDGRFQRTKQKVQKQVEDIADDLIKLYAERSQLKGFAFSPDDENQVEFDNYFTHVETDDQLRSIDEIKKDMEKDSPMDRLLVGDVGFGKTEVAMRAAFKAVNDGKQVAILVPTTVLAQQHYANFQERFAEFPVNVDVMSRFKTKAEQEKTLEKLKKGQVDILIGTHRLLSKDVIFADLGLLVIDEEQRFGVKHKERLKELKKKIDVLTLTATPIPRTLQMSMLGIRDLSVIETPPTNRYPVQTYVMETNASVIRDAILREIDRGGQVYYLYNKVDTIEQKVSELKELVPEATIGYVHGQMSEIQLENTLYAFVEGEYDILVTTTIIETGVDIPNANTLFIENADHMGLSTLYQLRGRVGRSNRIAYAYLMYRPDKSLTEVAEKRLEAIKGFTELGSGFKIAMQDLSIRGAGNILGAAQSGFIDSVGYELYSQLLEQAILEKQGKAAQRQKSNSEVNLQIDAYLPSDYIADQRQKIEIYKRIKNVDSRVNYQELQEELIDRFGEYPDVVAYLLEIGLLKSFLDQVFCHTVLRRQHQVTVTFEPMAGQIFLTQDYFEALSATNLKAQITENKGKLAVVFNIQQKKDFEIIEELISFAEKLQEIKTRKTE